In the genome of Solibacillus silvestris, one region contains:
- a CDS encoding dehydrogenase yields MTKTTIGIIGTGVVGERIINQALQNEHYEIAAIFDTNEARTAQLASKYNVPTTNDLQALLNLKPDWVYIGTPPVSHATLAAEIAKHGLHILSEKPLAHDAEDGETMVRIANEANVQTAMHFPLMYGAAVYQLKQELATGMGNITRIELHTYFPEWPRKWQQNPWIASREQGGFIREIFPHYLQLTHHLFGDVDILAHETTYPENEALCETGVSALAKTASGIPMVMNGLAGIGQEERIDFKIFGTEKVVTLRNWSEVYISKAYEPEVKITSDETPETMLDACRKVLLGEEAFVVPFEEGLKVQRWIDELLK; encoded by the coding sequence ATGACTAAAACAACGATTGGCATTATCGGCACTGGTGTTGTCGGTGAACGCATTATTAACCAGGCACTGCAAAACGAACATTATGAAATTGCGGCAATTTTCGATACAAATGAAGCACGTACAGCGCAATTGGCATCTAAATATAATGTACCCACTACTAATGATTTACAAGCGTTATTAAATTTAAAACCGGACTGGGTGTACATCGGCACACCGCCTGTCAGTCATGCAACACTTGCCGCAGAAATTGCAAAGCATGGATTACATATTTTATCGGAAAAACCGCTTGCCCATGATGCAGAAGACGGAGAAACAATGGTACGCATTGCAAATGAAGCAAATGTTCAAACAGCGATGCACTTTCCTTTAATGTACGGTGCAGCAGTCTATCAGCTAAAACAAGAGCTGGCAACAGGTATGGGCAATATTACACGTATTGAACTACATACGTATTTTCCTGAATGGCCTCGTAAATGGCAGCAAAATCCTTGGATTGCTTCACGTGAGCAAGGTGGCTTTATTCGGGAGATTTTCCCGCATTATTTGCAATTAACGCATCATTTATTCGGTGATGTTGATATTTTGGCGCATGAAACTACTTACCCTGAAAATGAAGCACTTTGTGAAACTGGGGTATCTGCTTTAGCAAAAACAGCAAGTGGTATTCCAATGGTCATGAACGGTCTTGCAGGTATTGGACAGGAAGAGCGCATCGACTTTAAAATTTTCGGTACAGAAAAAGTCGTAACATTGCGCAACTGGTCCGAAGTTTATATCAGCAAAGCATATGAACCGGAAGTGAAAATAACATCTGACGAAACTCCTGAAACAATGCTCGATGCATGCCGAAAAGTCCTTTTAGGAGAGGAAGCATTTGTCGTACCATTTGAGGAAGGCCTAAAAGTGCAGCGCTGGATTGATGAATTGCTGAAATAA